Within Anopheles nili chromosome 3, idAnoNiliSN_F5_01, whole genome shotgun sequence, the genomic segment AACATAGCATGTAAGGAGGAGCAACATAATGTGTGGCAACATTCGTAATCGTTCGATTAAACCAGCTAGGCTTAAGAAGGTTAGATGAACTGAGGTGTGAATGTGGATTCCGTGTGAGCTCGTGGCATATGCTTAGGAGAGGACGTTGAACGAGTGCGAACAATGAATGGTGGCATCGGAATTGAACTGTGTGCATGGGAGAACAGGTCTTTGGCGAGATGTGACATCAAACATGCTGGTGTGCGGCCGTGGGTAGAATGTGATTAATTGCTAGTcgtatttattgtttttttttttaaacattacCTCTATTGTTAATTGTTGCATTGGCATGAAACCGATGTGTCGATACCGCTTATGTTCCTTATTGGGGTATGGGTTTGTTATCATTTGCTAATGAAGCATTAGAATGTGAACTTGCGTTTAAGTTCCTTTCACCGGCCTGCCACCGCGAGTGTTGACCATCTCGATAGGGATTTGTTTGCAGAGTGAACGTGAGTCGATCAAAATTATGAGACTAAAAACCAAAAGGAGATACATTTCGGTACATTTCCGAATCCGCCGGGTGGACCTAGTCGATAAAGAACAAGCAAACAACcaaacgaacaacaaaaagaaatctcCTCTTTCGTTGACGTATTCTCTtctgtttcaaaatttttaacGGGACACGATCGGCTCGATCGGCGTTCGGCTGCATTAAAGGGTGCGGGCATTGCGTCGCACCCTTGCagcttcgtcgtcgtccggCACGATCTACCCAACGGAGCACAAATGTAAACTATGAATTTTGGAATTTAAGcgatagaagaaaaaagaaactaaagGCAAAACTTAATAAGAAACTCATTCGGGTACCTTTTCGGGAGGTTAGGCAAAATTATTAGGATAATAGGAAGCACGTGGGACTGACCGTGGTGGATCGGTGAGGAGGAGCCTGCAAGGACGCCACCCAAGGGTGGCCGATGAAGAGGCGTATCCTCGCGACCACGTGGTCTCGGGAAGAGCGTGAACTAGAAATAACGAACGACCGGGTTCGCGGGGGATACTTTTGAACCCGCGCACGTGTTAGTCTGATAAGAGCTCTCTACTTGTATTTGGCAACTGGTTTAGGCACAAAATTACCACCCTTTCGTACCGAACTCATTGGCAATGGACGTTTTTTGGGCAACAACTTGTGTGAcagtgtgtgcgtatgtgtgttcgTATAATTGAAAGTGCTTTGAGTAGGGTGGGTTGATACGTTTCGAAAAGGAACTGCATCCTCTATGTATTACACGATACACCCCGAGAACGACAGTATTGTGGTTACCTTATTTGGGCATAAGACTTCCCGTGCTTACTGCCAATCGGCTCACGATCGCAGGTCGTTAGAGGAGAGACGGCAGGAgcgttaggtttttttttgtccagcTTTCTTCTCCAAGTAGTGAAACGAATCGAATCATTCCACTGGCGAAGAGTCGATCTCAGATGCGCACAGTTAGTAGAATTATTTGAAGGTACCCCCTTGGTCTTCATTTTCTAGTCAGTAAGCACCATAAACCAACCTTCCCCCCAAATACGTTATTCGCCATTCGCCCGATGAAACCGTAGTATAGTGGAGCAAACTTTGAAACTTAAATCTAAATATCTCATCGTACATCTACGCGCCATAAGCAAGCCTCTCCGAGTGAAACAGTGTATATTACATATATATTAATATCGCTAACGTACGCATCAGCACCCCGACATCCTTGAGGGGTGCCAGGGATCGTACTAAACGAATCAATGTCTACTTAATGGAAAATAACGGTGAGAATAGCGCGTCGGGGAACGTTTGGTTTGGAGGGCGATGAGTAGCTGCTTCCCAGTAAACGATATCCTTgtgtaaaaaacaaaaggaaacaaacattTCGCGTTTGGCAACGGGTAGAAGATGAAAGTTTAGAAACCCTTTAACACTTTTCGATAAACGATTAACATGTATTCCAATAAGTAAGCAAAGTGTCAACACATCATCAGCGTTTGGAGGAAAGCAACTCAACGGCTGTAATGGTTTGATTTTGGTGGTTCAACGCAGGAATTActcttccgtttccggttgcgTGTCCGGTCAGGTGGTAAAcagagcttttctttttgcatacGTGCTAGCTAGTCGATACATAATTTGTAACCCATTCCACCACGTAGTGCCCAACGGAATCGATAGGCCATCGAAAGTGCAATAGCATGAGAAAGTGCATAAGAACCCTCCgtgcgcggggaggaaccctCCGTGCGCGGGGAGGAGGAGAATAAGTAATTTATCTATGTGTCATTACGCTCTAGTCGTTCGCGTGCCACGTAATTTCAAGCCACACAGGAAACATCCAAGTTTAAGATTAGGTAAATGATCGCGTTCATGATCAAGCGATCCAGATGCAAAGTTTGGGGAAACACAGCCCCGTGAAAGGCTACGTTCATTTGAAATAGATTTTAGAAGTTTAGATTGCTTTTTCACAGGAAAACCTTTAAATGATTGGTAAATTTAACGTATGGTTTGCTGTATGGATTGGTGCAAAAGCCCGCAAATTTATGATACAGAAACGATGAAATACATGAAGCTACGAACTGATGTAAACTGGTGCCGCGGTGTTGAATTTTCAGTGTGAGAATACAGTGGGTCGAGCACGTGTTCACCCGCCACGTGGTAGCGTGATTACCACGTGCTCGCGAGATTGGCTCAATGATTTTTGGGATCCTTTTTAAAACATTCCACAGCATCGTTGTTGCAAATAATTTCTTTACTTCAGTTTGTAACGtccatttaatttcaatttattgctACGTTCGGAGACCGGTGCCAAACCACTGTGCGCGTCTACAGCGCATGTCCTGTCAAATGGCTGTCAGTCTAGAGAGCGAATGTCACATCGTTAACGTCACTTCATTCCTTCTCCATAAAACACGAAAATGGCAAGCCGTGGTGGAAATCGTGGTCGCTCCCAGCCTGTGGATAATACCATTTCTTACGTCCAGTGCGATGGCCTGGTAAGTGAAATTACGTATCCGCGTTGATTCCCGCGTCCTAGCGACTCGCGATGCGTGGTACGATGCCTGGAAAAACGATATCCAATGCCCTCGGTTCGGTGCGGAGGGCCGCAATGCGTGGCTTTGTGTAGTTCCGTGCGTGCGCTTGTGTGTTCATCGATGGTTTGTCATGAAAGTGCTTCACAAATTCatacgatttttcttttttcgtagACGGCAATGAAAATGGTGAAACATTGCCATGAGGAATCGCTGAACAACATGGAAGTGGCGCAGGGTGCCCTGCTCGGTCTGGTGGTGGACGATCGGCTGGAAATCACCAACTGCTTTCCGTTCCCGAAGTCCGACGAGACTATCGACGAGGAGGAGTACCAGCTGAACATGATGCGTCGCTTGCGGCGTGTAAACGTGGACCATTTCCACGTCGGTTGGTACCAGAGCGCGGATGTGGGCAACTTCCTGTCCGTCACGCTGCTCGAGTCGCAGTACCACTACCAGACTAACATCGAGGAGTCGGTGGTCGTGATTTACGACACGCAAAAGTCGGCCCGTGGCTTCCTGACGCTGAAGGCGTACCGGCTGACGCCTCAGGCAATCGCCATGTACAAGGAGCGTGATTTCACGCCCGAAGCGCTGCGCAATCTGAAGGTAGGCTACGAGAACCTGTTCATCGAGATCCCGATCGTGATCACGAACTCGGCGCTGTGCAACATTATGATGACGGAGCTCACGGAAATGGTGCCGGAAGAGGAGGGTACGCACTTCCTCGACCTCGGTACGGCGTCCGTGCTCGAGAATCACCTGCGCTGCATGATGGACCGGGTGGACGAGCTGAACCACGAAGCGACCAAGTTCAACAAATACCAGCAAGCTGCCATCCGGCAAGAGCAGGAGAAGCACCGGATGTTGGCGAAGCACGCCCAGGAGAACGCGGCACGCGTCGCCAAGGGTGAGCAAGCCATTCCGGAGGAGGAAGTCAACAAGCTGTTCCGCCCGATTCCGGTACCGACGCGCCTGAACCCGATGATCGTGTCCGGGCAGATCAACACGTACGCTCAGCACATTTCTCAGTTCTGTTCGCAATCACTGGCCAAGCTGTACATGACGCAAGCGCTCCAGAATGCAAAGGATAACAAGCAGTAAGGCGACGATTTATTGCTGAAAATCTGCATACGACGTTCCATTCGATTGAAGTAAGTAACAGT encodes:
- the LOC128727861 gene encoding eukaryotic translation initiation factor 3 subunit H, translating into MASRGGNRGRSQPVDNTISYVQCDGLTAMKMVKHCHEESLNNMEVAQGALLGLVVDDRLEITNCFPFPKSDETIDEEEYQLNMMRRLRRVNVDHFHVGWYQSADVGNFLSVTLLESQYHYQTNIEESVVVIYDTQKSARGFLTLKAYRLTPQAIAMYKERDFTPEALRNLKVGYENLFIEIPIVITNSALCNIMMTELTEMVPEEEGTHFLDLGTASVLENHLRCMMDRVDELNHEATKFNKYQQAAIRQEQEKHRMLAKHAQENAARVAKGEQAIPEEEVNKLFRPIPVPTRLNPMIVSGQINTYAQHISQFCSQSLAKLYMTQALQNAKDNKQ